Proteins from a single region of Nerophis ophidion isolate RoL-2023_Sa linkage group LG10, RoL_Noph_v1.0, whole genome shotgun sequence:
- the sde2 gene encoding splicing regulator SDE2, which translates to MEVFVSSPGRSKFSNCLFTEGSVVRDLLLRFVQQLEASPHDLYFSKDGRLACLDDHLQGGAVYHLQARVLGGKGGFGSMLRALGAQIEKTTNREACRDLSGRRLRDVNHENEMADWLKKQTEREAEKEQRRLERLQRKLLEPKHQFSDASYEQQCHDLSERLEDSVLKGLQAASSPEVSAQLSPKRKASIQSEPPIKKQKKMGACFWSGFDELTSSEDEDDSPSTSTCEVAATMKTQWAEPGPSCSFVATPPQEVVKAQMAMPPKEEARAHKASPPKEEATAHEAMPPKKEASLHEATPPKEKAQALKTTPPKKEPEVKASTPEEEAEAQKATPPKEEAEAQKATLPIEEAEAQKASPHVEEAEAQKATPPKEEAEAQKATPTQVEAEAQKASSCSPEPQPGEDADGGAVTVSVSSATCVQQLEHLGLEVLKQELMRRGVKCGGTLSERAARLFVVRNLQLDQIDPTLLAKPAKSKRK; encoded by the exons GAGGCGTCGCCACATGACCTGTACTTCAGCAAAGATGGACGTCTGGCCTGCCTGGATGATCACCTGCAGGGCGGGGCTGTCTATCACCTGCAGGCGCGCGTCCTCGGAGGGAAGGGAG GGTTCGGTTCCATGTTGCGAGCTCTTGGCGCTCAGATCGAGAAGACGACCAATCGCGAAGCCTGCAGAGATCTGAGCGGACGACGCCTGCGAGACGTCAACCATGAGAATGA GATGGCTGATTGGCTGAAGAAGCAGACGGAGCGCGAGGCGGAGAAGGAGCAGCGTCGTTTGGAGCGTCTGCAGAGGAAGCTGCTGGAACCCAAACATCAGTTCAGCGACGCCTCCTACGAGCAGCAGTGTCACGACTTATCCGAGCGACTCGAGGACTCGGTGCTCAAAG GTCTGCAGGCAGCGTCCAGCCCTGAGGTGAGCGCCCAACTGTCTCCAAAGAGAAAAGCCTCCATTCAGAGTGAGCCGCCAATCaaaaagcagaagaaaatggGGGCGTGTTTTTG GAGTGGTTTTGACGAGCTGACGAGCTCAGAGGATGAAGACGATTCTCCATCCACCTCTACCTGTGAAGTTGCCGCTACAATGAAAACACAGTGGGCGGAGCCAGGGCCGAGCTGCAG CTTtgtggccacgccccctcaagaAGTTGTCAAGGCGCAGATGGCCATGCCCCCTAAGGAGGAAGCCAGGGCGCACAAGGCCTCGCCCCCTAAAGAGGAAGCCACGGCGCATGAGGCCATGCCCCCTAAAAAGGAAGCCAGTTTGCACGAGGCCACGCCCCCTAAAGAAAAAGCTCAGGCGCTAAAGACCACACCGCCTAAAAAGGAACCAGAGGTGAAGGCCTCCACCCCTGAAGAGGAAGCAGAGGCACAGAAAGCCACACCCCCTAAAGAGGAAGCTGAGGCACAGAAGGCCACACTCCCTATAGAGGAAGCTGAGGCACAAAAGGCCTCACCCCATGTAGAAGAAGCTGAGGCGCAGAAGGCCACACCCCCTAAAGAAGAAGCTGAGGCGCAGAAGGCCACACCCACTCAAGTAGAAGCAGAGGCGCAGAAGGCGTCCTCCTGCTCACCTGAGCCACAG CCTGGGGAAGATGCTGATGGTGGCGCTGTGACCGTCAGCGTGTCATCAGCCACGTGTGTTCAACAATTGGAACATTTGGGTCTGGAGGTCCTCAAACAAGAACTGATGCGTCGAGGAGTGAAGTGCGGCGGGACGCTGAGCGAGCGTGCGGCTCGCCTCTTCGTCGTAAGAAATCTGCAGCTGGACCAGATCGACCCGACGCTGCTCGCCAAGCCTGCTAAGTCCAAGAGAAAATGA